AGCGGGTGAGATGTCTTGTTTTGAGGAATGAGATCCTTCCCCGTACCGCCGACAACTGCAATCGCGACGATCAGAATGACGACCAGCGCTATGCTGGCAGCAACAACAACCGGAAAAAACTCGGAATCTCCCAGTAAGTCTTCTCGAGAAGATTCATTTCCCGTCGCATTGACGGGTCTTTTGACACCGTTCGGACTGTTCATACTCCTTAAGATGCGCAAAGTGGATGGCATGTCGACAAACGGCGATAGTTTTCCGCGAACCGAATGCCCAGTCCTTGCGAGTCGAAGAAGATAGCCCGGAATGGCGAAAAGTTCCGGCTGCTACTGGTATTCATCGCGTCCCGGTCGAGACATCAGGTCGCGGATGGCATCTGCGGGCTTCTTGTTGCGGTGCAGGATAGCGTCAACCTGTTCGGTAATGGGCATCTCCACGCCGTACCTGGCCGCCAGGCCGAGTGCCGATGCGGTGGAGCGCACGCCTTCCGCTACCTTGCCTCCCATGCCGGAGAGGATGTCGTCGAGCCTGCGTCCCCGGCCAAGCTCGATGCCGACCGAGCGGTTGCGAGACAGATTTCCCGTGCATGTGAGCACAAGGTCGCCGATGCCTGAGAGCCCGGCAAGCGTCTGCCTGCGTCCGCCGCAGGCTACGGCAAGGCGTGTCATCTCTGCAATGCCGCGCGTTATCAATGCGGCAGCGGAGTTATGGCCGAGGTTGAGGCCAGTAACCACTCCCGAGGCCAGTGCGATGACGTTTTTGAGCGCGCCGCCCATCTCAACGCCCGTAACGTCGTCGTTGGTGTAGACGCGAAGGGCGGGCGACGAGAAGTCGCGTTGAATCACTTGCGACTGTAGGGGATCGCTGGAAGCGGCCACGATTGCCGCTGGAGTCCCCGCGGCAACCTCCTGCGCGAACGTTGGTCCCGATAGAACGGCGCAGGGGTTGTTCGTCACAGAGGCAATCACCTGCGACATGCGTAGAAAGCTGCCCTCCTCGATGCCCTTCGACGCGGAGACGATGAGCTGGTCTCGGGTAAGCAGCGGAGCAATATGAGAGACGATGCCGCGCAGGTGTTGCGAAGGCGTAACGAAGAGCAGTATTTCGGCTTCAAAGATGGCCGACGGCAGATCGCCCGTTACCGTGATATCGGCCGGCAGGGTAAAGCCCGGAAGATAGGGAAGGTTCTCGCCGTTTTCGGCGAGCTGTTCTGCCAGCGCAGGCGAGTGCGCCCAAAGCGTGACATTGTGTCCGCCGCGACGCATGAGGGAGAGTGAGAGGGCGGTGCCCCAGGCACCGGCTCCGAGGATGCTGATACGACTCAAGCAGTCACCTTATGCGAGCCAAAACGATTCTCGGTGCCTGAGATAAGGCGCCGAATGTTCTGGCGGTGTTTGAGGATGACGATCAGTGGTATGAGGATGTATCCCGCGATCACAATCGTCGTGCGCACTGGTGCATGTGGCAGCACGAGGAATGGAAGAATCCCTGCGGCAATGATTGAGCCGAGAGAAATGTACCGCGTGAAGAAGACGATGACCACGAAGAGAAGAACGACCCAGAGAACGGTAAGTGGAGCAAGCGCGAGGAAGACGCCAAGCGCGGTTGCAACACCCTTTCCTCCCCGAAAGCCCAGCCAGACAGGGAAACAGTGGCCGAGCACAGCAGCAAGCGCAGCGGCAACGGGAATCTCATAAGACTGCGGAAGTCCAAGCGGAGACGCGATATGTCCGGCGATAAGCACGGCGGCGTATCCCTTGAGCGCATCGAGGATGAGGGTAAGAACGCCCAGCCACTTGGCTCCTGACCGGATGACGTTGGTGGCTCCGATATTGCCGCTGCCGGTGGCGCGGATATCTTCATGCCGGAAAAGGCGCACGAGGATGTAGCCGAAGGGAATCGATCCCAGCAGGTAAGCAATCGGGATGGACAGCAGCCAGGGAGTCATGGTCGTCTGAGGTTTGAGTCTATCAAGTCGCGGTATTGCAGGAGTAAACGGTTCAAAAAGCCTGTGATTCCAGCAAGGTCATGCGGATAAGCTCCAGAGCGTGCTGCGAGGCCCACCAGCGAATCCGGTCGCGGTCGCCCGGCAGGTTTAGCTCCTTAACCCGCGTCCGATTGCCGTCGGCCAACGCAATGTAGACCAGTCCAATTGGCTTGTCGGCGTCGGGGCCCGTGCCCGGAGTAGGTCCGGCGATGCCTGTAATGGCGATGCCGAGCGAAGCTCCCGTACGCGCGCGGATGCCTTCAGCCAATGCCCGGGCTACAGGTTCGCTGACCGGCCCTGCCGCGGCCACCAGTTCGGCGGGAACGTCTGCGAAGGTGGTCTTCAGCGCATCGGAGTAAACAACCGCTCCGCCGAGAAAGTAGCGCGAGCTTCCCGGCACAGATGTGAGCCGCGAAGCGAGCAGGCCCCCGGTACAGCTCTCCGCCGCCGCCAGCGTCAGATGGCGAAGCCCCATCATCAGCAGAACGACCTCTTCCAGATTTTCGCCGTGCGAAGAGAAGATGGCGTCCTCCATCTCCGCTTCGACCAGGCCGGTCAGTTCATCGACCCTGCTCGTGGCCTCTCGAAGCGTGGTCTTCGATGCGACGAAGTGAAGCTGGATCTCTCCGTGTCCAGCCAGGATGGTCGTCTCGATGTCGCTGAACTCCTTGTAAATAGGGGCGGTGCGCGCATCGACATGGGACTCCGGTATAAGGGCCATCCGCAAGGTACGGCGCGCAAGATGCTGCGCCGGAAGCGTGGCCGCCAGCCTCGGCTTCACGGCCTGTTCGAAGAGTGGCTTCAACTCTCCCGGAGGCCCGGGCAGCAGGATGAGGATCTTGCGGAAACCGTCGACTGTGGCGTCGAGGAACTGGCCGGGCGCGCTGCCCTTCGTATTTGTCAGCACCGTGGCCCCCGCGATCACATCTGCCTGCTTCGCATTATTCGGCGGCATGACCATCTTGCGGACGGCGAAGCGCTTGTAAAGCTCAGCAAGCAGCGATGGATCGCGGCGCACTTCCACACCAAGCGCAGCGGCTGCGGCCTCACGCGTGAGGTCGTCTTCCGTTGGCCCAAGTCCTCCGGAAAAGATGACGATGTCGGCGCGGGCGAGTGCATTGCGCGCTGCGCCCGTAAGGTGCTCCAGATTGTCGCCCACGATGGTCTTGAAGGCCACCTGCACGCCTAAATCGTTGAGTTGCTCCGTGAGATAGAGAGAGTTCGTGTCCTGGCGGTACGGCGTCAGCATCTCCGAACCAGCTGCGATGATTTCTGCGATCATGTCGGCGTTTAGCGTCCTCAAGCGAACTGCCGGGGAGAGAGCAGTGAAGCTACGATCTCCATGATAGAGAAATTTCCGGGCCATAGGCTGGTCCGTGCGCCTATAAAACTGCCCGACGGAAGGTGAGGTTGAAGCGGAACGCTCCGGTAAGCGGGTGCGCGCTTTGCCGGATGGGGGCGACGCCGTGATAGACAAGGCGCGCCGGACCTCCCCAAACAAGGATGTCGCCATGCTCGATGCGGACACGTCGCGGCGTATCGGTTCGCCGCATCGTTCCAAGAAGAAACGTCGCAGGAAGTCCCAGCGAAACGGAAACGATGGGGTGACTGTAGTCGCGCTCATTTTTGTCCTGATGCAACGACAGCCGCGCGCCGGTGGCGTAGCGATTGATGAGGCAGGCATTGGTTGCGAAGCCGGGGAAACCACCCGCCGCCGCCGCGCGCACGGCAAGCGAGAGCATCGTCTCCGGTATCGCGGGCCATGCGCTGCCTGTAACAGGATCGCGGGTGGTGTAGCGATAGCCGGTACGGTCAGTCGTCCACCCAAGCGTTCCTGCATTTGTCATGGCGACCGATATGGTATGGCCGCCGGGAACGATCATCTGACGAAACGGAGAGGTTGCCGCAACCTCTCCGATAGCATCGAGAAGACCCTGTGCCTCGTCGCGACAGAAGCCGCGCAGAAGAGTGATCCCTTCGGCAAGCTGTTCCTCCGAGGGCGTGGAGACGTCTGGCCACAGTGTGCCGCTACTGCGCATCGTGAAAGATCACTCCAAGGGTAAAGCGTTCGCCGGAGCGGACAGGGCTGACTCCGTGGCGCATGGCGACGCGGTAGACGCCGCGCGTTCCGCGTTGTGGCCGATGATTGACTGCGAAGATGACACCCTCTCCTTGCCGCAACGGCACAACGGTGACCCGCGACTGCATGCGCGGGCGCTGCTCCGTCAGCACGAACTCACCTCCTGTAAAGTCCCGCGCCGGTTCGCTGAGCAGAAACGCAACCTGCAGCGGAAACACAAGCTCGCCGTAGAGGTCCTGGTGAAGGCAGTTGTAGTCGTCCTGCCCGTACTTCAGCAGAAGCGGCGTCGGACGCGTCTGACCTGCCGCATGACACCTCCGCTGAAACTGCGTCAGTTCGTCGGGGACCGGCGCAGCGAGACCCAGCGCCTCGTTCCATCGATTGGCGACTCGCGCCAGCGGCGGATAGAAGGCCTCGCGCAGCTCTTGAACGGCGCAGGGAAGAGGATAGCTGTAGTACTGGTACTCGCCGCGTCCAAAGCCATGGCGCGACATGACGACGCGGCTGCGAAACAACGTGCCGTCGTTGTAGCCCTCTGCGAGTTGGTTGCATTCGTCTGGCGTGAGCAGCGGACCGGTTGTTGCATGGCCCCGTTCATCAAGTTCTGTGGAGATAACGGGCCAGTCGAGCGATGAGATCTTTTCGGTAAGTGACATCATGTCAGCGTCCGCTCTTTAGACGTGATTCGCACTCCGAATTGTTCATGCGAATTGCCGTGCAAAGGAAAGCGGCAGCCCGCAAAGCGAACTGCCGCTTTTTTCTCTGTGTTGCAGCGGTTAGACCTTCGGCGCCCAGCCCTTCTCGTACTCACGATTCCAGAACTTCATCGCTTCGGGATCGTTCAGAACGTGCCCGTTGGTTGTGTCGAGATTCAGGCCGCGGTTCAGCTCCCACGCGACGTTGGAGAGCTGAAGCATGGTGACCGCTA
This region of Acidobacteriota bacterium genomic DNA includes:
- the plsY gene encoding glycerol-3-phosphate 1-O-acyltransferase PlsY codes for the protein MTPWLLSIPIAYLLGSIPFGYILVRLFRHEDIRATGSGNIGATNVIRSGAKWLGVLTLILDALKGYAAVLIAGHIASPLGLPQSYEIPVAAALAAVLGHCFPVWLGFRGGKGVATALGVFLALAPLTVLWVVLLFVVIVFFTRYISLGSIIAAGILPFLVLPHAPVRTTIVIAGYILIPLIVILKHRQNIRRLISGTENRFGSHKVTA
- a CDS encoding NAD(P)-dependent glycerol-3-phosphate dehydrogenase, giving the protein MSRISILGAGAWGTALSLSLMRRGGHNVTLWAHSPALAEQLAENGENLPYLPGFTLPADITVTGDLPSAIFEAEILLFVTPSQHLRGIVSHIAPLLTRDQLIVSASKGIEEGSFLRMSQVIASVTNNPCAVLSGPTFAQEVAAGTPAAIVAASSDPLQSQVIQRDFSSPALRVYTNDDVTGVEMGGALKNVIALASGVVTGLNLGHNSAAALITRGIAEMTRLAVACGGRRQTLAGLSGIGDLVLTCTGNLSRNRSVGIELGRGRRLDDILSGMGGKVAEGVRSTASALGLAARYGVEMPITEQVDAILHRNKKPADAIRDLMSRPGRDEYQ
- a CDS encoding competence/damage-inducible protein A produces the protein MIAEIIAAGSEMLTPYRQDTNSLYLTEQLNDLGVQVAFKTIVGDNLEHLTGAARNALARADIVIFSGGLGPTEDDLTREAAAAALGVEVRRDPSLLAELYKRFAVRKMVMPPNNAKQADVIAGATVLTNTKGSAPGQFLDATVDGFRKILILLPGPPGELKPLFEQAVKPRLAATLPAQHLARRTLRMALIPESHVDARTAPIYKEFSDIETTILAGHGEIQLHFVASKTTLREATSRVDELTGLVEAEMEDAIFSSHGENLEEVVLLMMGLRHLTLAAAESCTGGLLASRLTSVPGSSRYFLGGAVVYSDALKTTFADVPAELVAAAGPVSEPVARALAEGIRARTGASLGIAITGIAGPTPGTGPDADKPIGLVYIALADGNRTRVKELNLPGDRDRIRWWASQHALELIRMTLLESQAF
- the alkB gene encoding DNA oxidative demethylase AlkB, whose product is MRSSGTLWPDVSTPSEEQLAEGITLLRGFCRDEAQGLLDAIGEVAATSPFRQMIVPGGHTISVAMTNAGTLGWTTDRTGYRYTTRDPVTGSAWPAIPETMLSLAVRAAAAGGFPGFATNACLINRYATGARLSLHQDKNERDYSHPIVSVSLGLPATFLLGTMRRTDTPRRVRIEHGDILVWGGPARLVYHGVAPIRQSAHPLTGAFRFNLTFRRAVL
- a CDS encoding 2OG-Fe(II) oxygenase, with amino-acid sequence MSLTEKISSLDWPVISTELDERGHATTGPLLTPDECNQLAEGYNDGTLFRSRVVMSRHGFGRGEYQYYSYPLPCAVQELREAFYPPLARVANRWNEALGLAAPVPDELTQFQRRCHAAGQTRPTPLLLKYGQDDYNCLHQDLYGELVFPLQVAFLLSEPARDFTGGEFVLTEQRPRMQSRVTVVPLRQGEGVIFAVNHRPQRGTRGVYRVAMRHGVSPVRSGERFTLGVIFHDAQ